From the genome of Azospira restricta, one region includes:
- a CDS encoding YihY family inner membrane protein, which yields MAASRSFLFPFLVRICRRFGEEDFDQISASLAFTTLISLVPLAALILAMVSAVPAFASFVDHVDKLLVAHLLPAGSAGLISGKLLQFSKRAAEVSAFGVAVLVVTAFLLMNTVERAFNHVWRVRAPRPLWHRLALYAIVVVVWPVFIGALLAATSSALTASFGLLGELRWMRAPLFKLLSLAVLILFFAFLYHAVPNAPVRWRHAFTAGGFAALGFLLLQKAFELYLGYFPSYKAIYGAFAAVPIFLLWVYLSWAVVLVGGLVAATLPEFAPSPPRHRRRRVR from the coding sequence ATGGCTGCTTCCCGATCGTTCCTGTTTCCCTTCCTGGTCCGCATCTGCCGCCGCTTCGGCGAGGAGGACTTCGACCAGATCAGCGCCAGCCTGGCGTTCACCACGCTGATCTCGCTGGTGCCGCTGGCGGCGCTGATCCTGGCGATGGTCTCGGCGGTGCCGGCCTTCGCCAGCTTCGTCGACCATGTCGACAAGCTGCTGGTCGCGCACCTGCTGCCGGCCGGATCTGCCGGGCTGATTTCGGGCAAGCTGCTGCAGTTCTCGAAGCGCGCCGCCGAGGTCAGCGCCTTCGGCGTCGCCGTTCTCGTCGTCACCGCCTTCCTGCTGATGAATACCGTCGAGCGCGCCTTCAACCACGTCTGGCGGGTGCGGGCGCCGCGGCCGCTGTGGCATCGTCTCGCGCTCTATGCCATTGTCGTCGTTGTCTGGCCGGTGTTCATCGGCGCCCTGCTGGCGGCGACGTCGTCGGCGCTGACCGCCTCGTTCGGCCTGCTCGGCGAGTTGCGCTGGATGCGGGCGCCGTTGTTCAAGCTGCTGTCGCTGGCGGTGCTGATCCTCTTCTTCGCCTTTCTCTACCACGCGGTGCCGAACGCGCCGGTGCGCTGGCGGCATGCCTTCACCGCCGGCGGCTTCGCCGCGCTCGGCTTCCTGCTGCTGCAGAAGGCCTTCGAGCTCTATCTCGGCTATTTCCCGTCGTACAAGGCGATCTACGGCGCCTTCGCCGCGGTTCCGATCTTCCTGCTCTGGGTGTACCTGTCCTGGGCGGTGGTGCTCGTCGGCGGGCTGGTTGCCGCGACCCTGCCCGAGTTCGCGCCGTCGCCGCCGCGGCATCGCCGCCGCCGTGTGCGCTGA
- the rpsP gene encoding 30S ribosomal protein S16, with amino-acid sequence MVVIRLARGGAKKRPFYNIVAADSRNRRDGRFIERIGFYNPVASGAEQSLRIATDRLTYWQQNGAQLSPTVARLVKQSAKAAA; translated from the coding sequence ATGGTTGTGATTCGCCTTGCCCGTGGTGGCGCCAAGAAGCGCCCCTTCTACAACATCGTCGCTGCCGACTCGCGCAACCGTCGCGACGGCCGCTTCATCGAGCGCATCGGCTTCTACAACCCGGTGGCGTCCGGCGCCGAACAGTCGCTGCGCATCGCGACCGATCGCCTGACCTACTGGCAGCAGAACGGCGCCCAGCTGTCGCCGACCGTTGCCCGCCTGGTCAAGCAGTCGGCCAAGGCCGCCGCCTAA
- the rimM gene encoding ribosome maturation factor RimM (Essential for efficient processing of 16S rRNA), translated as MRVHPFADDPHAWSKLPAWWLGQENAPSADWRETAVLRSRVHLGALVAQLAGVADRDAAEALKGTLVGVPREALPPAGKDEYYWDDLIGLEVVNVRGERLGEVDSLIETGANDVLCVRAGDGRELLLPFVGTVVLDVDLAQKRIRVDWEADW; from the coding sequence GTGAGGGTGCATCCCTTCGCCGACGACCCGCACGCCTGGAGCAAGCTTCCGGCGTGGTGGTTGGGGCAGGAGAATGCCCCGTCGGCGGACTGGCGTGAGACGGCGGTGCTGCGCAGCCGGGTGCATCTCGGCGCGCTGGTGGCGCAGCTGGCCGGTGTCGCCGACCGCGACGCCGCCGAGGCGCTGAAGGGAACGCTGGTCGGTGTGCCGCGCGAAGCGCTGCCGCCGGCCGGGAAAGACGAGTATTACTGGGACGACCTGATCGGCCTGGAAGTGGTGAACGTCCGCGGCGAGCGGCTCGGCGAGGTGGACAGCCTGATCGAGACCGGCGCCAACGATGTGTTGTGCGTCCGCGCGGGCGACGGCAGGGAACTGCTGCTGCCCTTCGTCGGTACCGTGGTGCTCGACGTGGATCTGGCGCAGAAGCGCATCCGCGTCGACTGGGAAGCCGACTGGTGA
- a CDS encoding DUF2069 domain-containing protein, with protein sequence MSRTAYLAACISLVALIFLGLAWELRLAPLHPGGSALVFKVLPLLLPLFGILHGKRYTYKWSSLLILFYFAEGVVRTTTEAPPARWLALAEIALAAIFFAAAVSYVRQTRRQ encoded by the coding sequence ATGAGTCGTACCGCCTATCTCGCCGCCTGCATCAGCCTGGTCGCACTGATCTTCCTCGGCCTCGCCTGGGAATTGCGCCTCGCCCCGCTCCACCCCGGCGGCTCGGCGCTGGTCTTCAAGGTGCTGCCGCTGCTACTGCCGCTGTTCGGCATCCTGCACGGCAAGCGCTATACGTACAAATGGTCGTCGCTGCTGATCCTGTTCTACTTCGCCGAAGGCGTCGTGCGCACCACCACCGAGGCGCCGCCGGCGCGCTGGCTGGCGCTCGCCGAGATCGCGCTGGCCGCGATCTTCTTCGCCGCGGCAGTGAGCTACGTGCGGCAGACGCGCCGCCAATGA
- the trmD gene encoding tRNA (guanosine(37)-N1)-methyltransferase TrmD: MKPFVVDAVTIFPEMFAAVTDCGVTRRALEDGVWSVGFVNPRDFVENNYRTVDDRPYGGGPGMVMLPEPLAKAIAAAKARQRERGVAVSRVVYLSPQGKPLTHERVMRLAQAEEGLILLCGRYEGIDERLIERCVDEEISIGDFVLSGGEIPAMALIDAVVRQLPGVLNDAQSAVEDSFVSGLLDCPHYTRPEEYEGLRVPEVLLSGHHEKIRRWRLKQSLGRTWQRRPELLAGRQLSKEETQLLAEYKAELEQCGQENLGA; the protein is encoded by the coding sequence GTGAAGCCCTTCGTCGTCGATGCGGTGACCATCTTTCCCGAGATGTTCGCCGCCGTGACCGACTGCGGAGTGACGCGGCGGGCGCTGGAGGACGGCGTCTGGTCGGTCGGGTTCGTGAACCCGCGCGACTTCGTCGAGAACAACTACCGGACGGTGGACGACCGGCCCTACGGCGGCGGCCCCGGCATGGTGATGCTGCCCGAGCCGCTGGCGAAGGCGATCGCTGCGGCGAAGGCGCGGCAGCGCGAGCGCGGCGTGGCGGTGAGCCGCGTCGTCTACCTGTCGCCGCAGGGCAAGCCGCTGACGCACGAGCGCGTGATGCGGCTGGCGCAGGCCGAGGAAGGATTGATCCTCCTCTGTGGGCGCTACGAAGGAATCGACGAGCGACTGATCGAGCGTTGCGTCGACGAGGAAATCTCGATCGGGGATTTCGTGCTCTCCGGAGGCGAGATTCCGGCGATGGCGCTGATCGACGCCGTCGTCAGGCAGTTGCCGGGTGTGCTCAACGATGCGCAGTCGGCGGTAGAGGATTCGTTCGTGTCGGGCCTGCTGGATTGCCCGCACTATACGCGGCCCGAGGAATACGAGGGCTTGCGGGTGCCGGAAGTGCTGTTGTCCGGTCACCACGAGAAGATTCGTCGCTGGCGGCTGAAACAGTCGCTGGGGCGGACCTGGCAGCGGCGGCCGGAGTTGTTGGCCGGACGCCAGCTGTCGAAAGAGGAAACGCAACTCCTGGCGGAATACAAAGCCGAACTGGAGCAATGCGGTCAGGAAAACTTAGGAGCTTAA
- the folE2 gene encoding GTP cyclohydrolase FolE2, translating into MNAPQTPAAMEDVQGSADTRQLAINKVGIKAIRHPVKVQDRTGGVQHTIAVFNMYVSLPHNFKGTHMSRFVEILNSHEREISVENFPAMLASMVERLEAESGHIEMNFPYFVNKTAPVSGVQSLMDYDVTFIGEICSGEVVSMVKVVVPVTSLCPCSKKISEYGAHNQRSHVTVTARLDEHMWLEEIIELVEAEASCELFGLLKRPDEKFVTERAYDNPKFVEDMVRDVAARLNAEKRISAYVIESENFESIHNHSAYALIERDKTQG; encoded by the coding sequence ATGAACGCACCGCAAACCCCCGCCGCCATGGAAGATGTCCAGGGCTCGGCCGACACCCGCCAGCTCGCCATCAACAAGGTCGGCATCAAGGCGATCCGCCATCCGGTCAAGGTCCAGGACCGTACCGGCGGCGTCCAGCACACGATCGCCGTGTTCAACATGTACGTCAGCCTGCCGCACAACTTCAAGGGCACGCACATGTCGCGCTTCGTCGAGATTCTCAACAGCCACGAGCGCGAGATCTCGGTCGAGAACTTCCCGGCAATGCTCGCCTCGATGGTCGAACGGCTGGAAGCCGAGAGCGGCCATATCGAGATGAACTTCCCGTATTTCGTGAACAAGACGGCACCGGTATCGGGCGTGCAGAGCCTGATGGACTACGACGTCACCTTCATCGGCGAGATCTGCAGCGGCGAGGTCGTCTCCATGGTCAAGGTGGTGGTGCCGGTGACCAGCCTGTGCCCGTGCTCGAAGAAGATTTCCGAATACGGCGCGCACAACCAGCGCTCGCACGTCACCGTCACCGCCCGCCTCGACGAGCACATGTGGCTGGAGGAGATCATCGAGCTGGTCGAGGCCGAAGCTTCCTGCGAACTGTTCGGCCTGCTCAAGCGCCCGGACGAGAAGTTCGTCACCGAACGCGCCTACGACAATCCGAAGTTCGTCGAGGACATGGTGCGCGACGTCGCCGCGCGGCTGAACGCGGAGAAGCGCATCTCGGCCTACGTGATCGAGTCGGAAAACTTCGAATCGATCCACAACCACTCGGCCTACGCGCTGATCGAGCGCGACAAGACGCAGGGCTGA
- the rplS gene encoding 50S ribosomal protein L19: MNLIQQLEQEEIARLGKNVPDFAPGDTVVVQVKVKEGNRERLQAYEGVVIAKRNRGLNSGFTVRKISSGEGVERTFQTYSPLVASIEVKRRGDVRRAKLYYLRERSGKSARIKEKLVSRNKGDAQA, from the coding sequence ATGAATCTGATTCAGCAACTCGAGCAGGAAGAAATCGCCCGCCTCGGCAAGAACGTTCCCGATTTCGCCCCGGGCGACACCGTCGTCGTCCAGGTCAAGGTCAAGGAAGGCAACCGCGAGCGTCTGCAGGCCTACGAAGGCGTCGTCATCGCCAAGCGCAACCGTGGCCTGAACTCCGGCTTCACCGTGCGCAAGATCTCGTCCGGTGAAGGCGTCGAGCGTACCTTCCAGACCTACTCGCCGCTGGTCGCCTCGATCGAGGTCAAGCGCCGCGGCGACGTGCGTCGCGCCAAGCTGTACTACCTCCGCGAGCGTTCCGGCAAGTCGGCGCGCATCAAGGAGAAGCTGGTCAGCCGCAACAAGGGCGACGCGCAGGCGTAA